From a single Vampirovibrio chlorellavorus genomic region:
- the hutI gene encoding imidazolonepropionase: protein MTTSHLHTAPSVLIENIGQLVTVDLARMTADNSLGIIENGAILFENGAIAWVGSATEINRADSPAAQWVDARGRVLLPGLIDSHTHTIFAGDRANEFEMRLQGKSYLEIAQAGGGILKTVQATRQATPEELSALTLQRLKRMMALGVTTVEVKSGYGLDFESELKCLRVLQALRAQAPVDIVPTYMGAHDIPPEYQGRTDAYVDQLCDVQIPAVAEQQLADFCDVFCEQGYFDVAQSRRILETARQHGLKLKIHAEEFCDLGGAQLAGDLQATSADHLLHVSDAGIAALKAGGTVATLLPGTAFYLRIKEYAPALKLLAAGVPVALATDFNPGSCVIDNLQLIMALACLQMNMPPVEVIKAVTLHAAQALDLQHDRGSLTVGKRADAVLFDIHSYNELLYRVGSNLLTDVYVAGQHFSRTRLEAQLQPVT, encoded by the coding sequence ATGACAACCAGTCATTTACACACAGCGCCTTCCGTTTTGATTGAAAACATTGGGCAACTGGTTACCGTGGACCTAGCCCGCATGACGGCGGACAATTCCTTGGGGATCATTGAGAACGGGGCCATTTTATTTGAAAACGGCGCCATTGCCTGGGTCGGATCGGCTACGGAAATCAACCGGGCCGACTCCCCCGCCGCCCAGTGGGTGGATGCCCGTGGGCGGGTTCTGCTGCCCGGACTCATTGATTCGCACACGCACACTATTTTTGCGGGCGATCGGGCCAACGAGTTTGAAATGCGCCTGCAGGGCAAAAGCTATCTGGAAATTGCCCAAGCCGGGGGCGGCATACTCAAAACCGTGCAAGCCACCCGACAGGCCACTCCAGAGGAACTCAGCGCCCTGACCTTGCAGCGACTGAAGCGGATGATGGCCTTGGGCGTGACCACCGTGGAAGTGAAAAGCGGCTACGGGCTGGATTTTGAGAGTGAGCTGAAATGCCTGCGGGTGCTTCAGGCCCTGCGTGCCCAAGCCCCGGTGGATATCGTGCCTACCTACATGGGGGCGCATGACATACCCCCAGAGTATCAGGGCCGTACGGATGCTTACGTGGATCAGCTGTGTGACGTGCAGATTCCGGCGGTGGCTGAGCAACAACTGGCCGACTTTTGCGACGTGTTTTGCGAACAAGGGTACTTCGATGTGGCCCAGTCCCGGCGCATTTTGGAGACGGCTCGCCAGCATGGTCTCAAACTGAAAATTCACGCCGAGGAATTTTGCGATCTGGGTGGGGCCCAGCTGGCCGGGGACTTGCAGGCCACCTCAGCCGATCATTTGTTGCATGTCTCCGATGCGGGCATTGCCGCCCTGAAAGCCGGAGGCACCGTGGCCACCTTACTGCCGGGGACGGCGTTTTATCTGCGCATAAAAGAGTACGCCCCGGCCCTGAAGTTATTGGCCGCTGGGGTGCCCGTGGCCTTGGCCACCGATTTTAACCCCGGGAGCTGCGTGATTGATAACTTGCAATTAATTATGGCTCTCGCTTGCCTGCAAATGAATATGCCCCCGGTGGAGGTGATCAAGGCGGTGACCTTGCATGCGGCCCAAGCGCTGGACTTGCAGCACGACCGGGGGAGTTTGACCGTGGGCAAACGGGCCGATGCGGTGCTGTTTGACATCCACAGTTACAACGAGCTGTTGTATCGGGTGGGCAGTAATTTGCTGACCGATGTCTATGTGGCCGGTCAGCACTTTTCCCGCACCCGGTTAGAAGCTCAATTGCAGCCTGTCACTTAA
- a CDS encoding tetratricopeptide repeat protein yields the protein MSTTQIVCFSDSLKQLKRRKAMKYFHEGYRAQLQRDYYKAIEKYQESIEVYPTAEAHTFLGWTYSFLGELENAIEECQRAIEVDPDFGNSYNDIGAYLIAKGKYQEAVPYLQQALKAKRYRAYHFAHFNLGRAKEYQGDIINALRHYKQALELEPRYLIAYKAIEHLKKFTLN from the coding sequence ATGTCTACCACACAAATTGTTTGCTTTTCCGACAGCTTGAAGCAACTGAAACGGCGCAAGGCCATGAAGTACTTCCACGAGGGGTACCGGGCCCAGTTGCAGCGGGATTACTACAAGGCCATTGAAAAGTACCAGGAGTCCATTGAGGTCTACCCGACGGCAGAAGCCCACACTTTTTTGGGCTGGACCTACAGTTTTTTAGGCGAGCTGGAAAATGCCATTGAAGAATGTCAGCGGGCTATTGAAGTGGATCCTGATTTTGGTAATTCCTACAACGATATTGGCGCTTACCTCATTGCCAAAGGGAAGTATCAGGAGGCGGTGCCTTACTTGCAGCAGGCGTTGAAGGCCAAGCGCTACCGGGCCTATCATTTTGCCCACTTTAATCTGGGTCGGGCCAAAGAGTATCAGGGTGATATTATCAACGCCCTGCGTCACTACAAACAGGCCCTGGAGCTTGAACCCCGCTATCTGATTGCCTATAAGGCCATTGAGCATCTGAAAAAGTTTACGCTGAACTAG
- the hutU gene encoding urocanate hydratase has product MTEAAHTVALTGAPTGTQKVCKSWLTEAAYRMLLNNLDPAVAEDPQALVVYGGTGKAARNPACLAKILETLKTLENDETLLVQSGKPVGVMKSHPDAPRVLIANSNLVPAWANWEQFREYERMGLTMYGQMTAGSWIYIGSQGIVQGTYLTFAEAARKHYNSDLSGKFVLSAGMGGMGGAQPLAVKMNNGVFLGIDVDAARIQKRLDTGYMDKLASSLDEALHWVQAAVAQKEAVSIGLVGNAATIYHELVQRKVIPDMVTDQTSAHDPLVGYLPEGLTLAEGAALRQRDPEAYVHQSKAAMAKQVQAMLAFQQRGAVVFDYGNNIRQQAKGEGVENAFNIPGFIPEYIRPLFCEGSGPFRWVALSGDPEDIRVTDAALMAAFPENKLLINWLTLAQKHIQFQGLPARICWLNYGERAKAGKIFNDLVASGKVKAPIVIGRDHLDCGSVASPNRETEGMKDGSDAIADWPVLNALINAVNGATWISYHHGGGVGIGYSLHAGMVIVADGTPEAEARLQRVLTSDPGMGVIRHVDAGYEEAKVVARAKGVQVPFLK; this is encoded by the coding sequence ATGACCGAAGCAGCGCACACTGTCGCCTTAACCGGAGCGCCCACCGGCACGCAAAAAGTCTGCAAATCCTGGCTGACGGAAGCGGCCTATCGCATGCTGCTGAACAATCTGGATCCGGCGGTGGCCGAAGATCCCCAAGCGCTGGTGGTCTATGGCGGCACGGGTAAGGCGGCCCGCAACCCGGCCTGTCTGGCCAAAATTCTGGAGACCCTGAAAACGCTGGAAAACGATGAAACCCTGCTGGTACAATCCGGCAAACCGGTGGGCGTCATGAAGTCTCACCCCGATGCGCCCCGGGTGCTGATCGCCAATTCCAATCTGGTGCCCGCCTGGGCCAACTGGGAGCAGTTTCGGGAATATGAGCGCATGGGCCTGACCATGTACGGTCAAATGACCGCCGGAAGCTGGATTTACATTGGCAGCCAAGGCATTGTGCAAGGCACGTACCTTACTTTTGCCGAAGCGGCCCGCAAGCACTACAACAGTGACTTAAGCGGAAAATTTGTGTTGTCCGCCGGGATGGGGGGCATGGGCGGCGCTCAGCCCTTGGCTGTCAAAATGAACAACGGGGTCTTTTTGGGCATTGATGTGGATGCCGCTCGCATCCAGAAGCGGTTGGACACAGGCTATATGGACAAACTGGCCAGCTCTCTGGATGAAGCCCTGCACTGGGTGCAAGCCGCTGTGGCCCAAAAAGAGGCGGTGTCCATCGGCTTGGTGGGCAACGCCGCCACCATTTACCATGAACTGGTGCAGCGCAAGGTCATCCCCGATATGGTGACCGATCAAACCTCGGCCCATGATCCGCTGGTGGGCTACTTGCCGGAAGGCTTGACTTTGGCGGAAGGGGCGGCTCTGCGTCAGCGAGATCCCGAGGCCTATGTGCATCAATCCAAAGCGGCCATGGCCAAGCAGGTACAGGCCATGCTAGCCTTTCAGCAGCGGGGGGCCGTGGTGTTCGATTACGGCAATAACATCCGCCAGCAGGCCAAAGGGGAAGGGGTGGAGAACGCCTTTAACATCCCCGGCTTTATCCCCGAATACATTCGGCCTCTGTTTTGCGAAGGGTCTGGCCCCTTCCGCTGGGTGGCTCTGTCCGGCGATCCAGAAGACATTCGGGTGACCGATGCAGCCCTGATGGCTGCCTTTCCCGAGAATAAACTCTTAATTAACTGGCTGACCCTGGCCCAAAAGCACATTCAGTTTCAGGGGCTCCCGGCCCGCATTTGCTGGCTGAATTACGGTGAGCGGGCCAAGGCGGGCAAGATCTTCAACGATCTGGTGGCCTCCGGTAAAGTGAAAGCGCCCATTGTTATCGGGCGGGATCATCTCGATTGCGGCAGCGTGGCTTCTCCTAACCGGGAAACGGAAGGCATGAAGGATGGTTCCGATGCCATTGCTGATTGGCCCGTTTTAAACGCCCTGATTAACGCCGTGAACGGGGCCACCTGGATTTCTTATCACCACGGGGGCGGGGTGGGCATTGGGTATTCCCTGCATGCCGGGATGGTCATTGTGGCCGACGGTACCCCGGAGGCGGAGGCTCGCTTGCAGCGGGTGCTGACTTCGGATCCGGGCATGGGGGTGATCCGTCACGTGGATGCCGGATACGAGGAGGCCAAAGTTGTCGCTCGGGCCAAAGGCGTGCAAGTCCCCTTTTTAAAATAG
- the pyrR gene encoding bifunctional pyr operon transcriptional regulator/uracil phosphoribosyltransferase PyrR, with protein MPTEQHNEVVIFNASDIERSLKRLAHELIERNQGIENVVLLGIVTRGKPLAERIAQLLQALEGKTVPVGYLDVTLYRDDTAQTFKPASESLVPVELTGKTVVLVDDVLYSGRSVRAALDALNGYGRPAGVQLLVLLDRGHRELPIRADYVGKNIPTAKQERVNVQLQEVDGLDQVILRK; from the coding sequence ATGCCAACCGAGCAGCACAACGAAGTGGTTATTTTCAACGCCAGCGATATTGAGCGTAGCTTGAAGCGGCTGGCCCATGAACTCATTGAGCGCAACCAGGGCATCGAGAACGTGGTTCTGCTGGGCATCGTTACCCGGGGCAAGCCTCTGGCCGAGCGCATCGCACAACTGCTGCAAGCCTTGGAAGGCAAAACCGTGCCGGTGGGTTATCTGGATGTCACCCTGTACCGTGATGATACGGCCCAGACCTTCAAACCGGCCTCTGAAAGCCTTGTACCGGTGGAGTTGACCGGCAAAACCGTGGTGCTGGTGGATGATGTTCTCTACAGCGGACGCAGCGTGCGGGCGGCTTTAGATGCCTTGAACGGTTATGGTCGACCGGCTGGGGTACAGTTGCTGGTCTTGCTGGATCGGGGACACCGGGAATTGCCCATTCGGGCCGATTACGTAGGCAAAAACATCCCCACTGCCAAGCAGGAACGGGTCAACGTGCAACTACAAGAAGTAGACGGGCTGGATCAGGTCATTCTGCGGAAGTAA
- a CDS encoding DNA-directed RNA polymerase subunit beta'' → MSILSPNKSQKKQLDFINKVVDKKELNRLLAKVYAEMGMAKTGTLANNLKDLGFRYATKAGVTISIDDLSVPEAKKSLINDAEAEIERATQRFMKGEITEVERYTKVIDTWSETTEKLTKSVVDNFDRLNPVYMMAFSGARGNISQVRQLVGMRGLMADAQGQIIDLPIKSNFREGLSVTEYIISSYGARKGLVDTALKTADSGYLTRRLVDVAQDVIIQEADCGTTNGIPMRAIMEGESEIMSLVDRVISRAAAVNVVNEDGEVLVPAGEIITLALADVIEKSNIKEILMRSVLTCESQVGICQKCYGWSLTSNKIVDIGEAIGIIAAQSIGEPGTQLTMRTFHTGGVFSSLGKREMFKAKSDGEVVSKLPTRDFRTRHGDTVQMTTRDCTLEIKGADGKTSKYNLPFNTQVMVAAGDKVKKDQIIASFEPTAGRKTERATKDITGSMSGEVWFDGFDADEKRDRQGNISRTANRPGTIWVLGGDVYNLPTGAKHMVQDGQVLNVGEIIAETHVVSEHGGEVRIPADLEIEEHKVGKETVKKIINGKDLTIIIASISPSNAELVQTKKEQLWKVGDDEETYIVKSPQGTSLENGSVVAELIDESMAVPTSGQIRYLDVEVDEQRILTQTGKILFLPEEIHQVSKDISLKVPGIESGMEVTAGTEIIKGITCQTDGIVEIVEENDIVREVVVRPGKLFRVDDISTLNVDDGTVVSKGTEVAPGIKATEDCVVTVNFQIEVPEDDDEDIEDTSDLEYAEVLLRPYQEFIIEPRKVKIDFESTDPDNITIVPVTQLQVKDGDKIRHIEGAPILRTSLVLQMKGYLERLKAVAEIKDGSKKEGDNLKVVVLENLTIRRENPSGFSSQKTATQTQLLVEDGQVIDKRSPVVKTQVITHTKGRVSLGNAANDKDVRRVLLITDDHETVIETSTKPTVKVGDFVTMDQEIAAVDKTPISGQVTAVDAKSVTIRESQPYLISGGTLLQVENRALTQRGDLIASLIFERQKTGDIVQGLPRVEELLEGRKPKESAIIAPVDGTVEIIWEEDVQRLYLTSINGREEISIPVGSNIVVENKQAVKAGQALTDGPINPHDILVVSGIEAVREYLVEEVQRVYRSQGVEIADKHIEVIVRQMTKKVRVDEAGDTTLLGGELVDEKAGAEANRVIEGKEGKLPAEYHPVLLGITKASLNTESFISAASFQETTRVLTEAAVEGKRDFLRGLKENVIIGRLIPAGTGFPHFKDERADMFDDAEQALAAKSSLRKPSAILEEIESMFGSPEISEETMESLLIDDSSMHVETIGGVEGEDEDYSSDAILDD, encoded by the coding sequence ATGAGCATCCTATCGCCCAACAAATCCCAGAAAAAGCAGTTGGACTTCATCAACAAGGTGGTTGACAAGAAGGAGTTGAACCGCTTGCTGGCCAAGGTTTATGCCGAAATGGGCATGGCTAAAACCGGTACGCTGGCCAATAACCTGAAGGATTTGGGCTTCCGCTACGCTACCAAAGCTGGCGTCACCATTTCCATTGACGATTTAAGCGTTCCTGAAGCAAAGAAAAGTCTGATCAATGACGCCGAGGCCGAGATTGAGCGGGCTACCCAGCGCTTCATGAAGGGCGAGATCACCGAGGTGGAACGTTATACCAAGGTTATCGACACCTGGAGCGAAACCACTGAAAAATTAACCAAGTCCGTGGTCGACAACTTCGACCGCTTGAACCCGGTATACATGATGGCTTTCTCCGGTGCCCGGGGGAACATCAGTCAGGTTCGTCAGTTGGTGGGGATGCGGGGCCTGATGGCGGACGCACAGGGGCAGATCATTGACTTGCCCATTAAATCCAACTTCCGGGAAGGCTTGAGCGTAACCGAGTACATCATTTCCAGCTACGGTGCCCGGAAAGGTCTGGTAGACACCGCCTTGAAAACCGCTGACTCCGGATACCTGACCCGTCGTCTGGTAGATGTCGCTCAGGACGTGATTATTCAGGAAGCCGATTGCGGTACCACCAACGGGATCCCTATGCGGGCCATCATGGAAGGTGAATCCGAGATCATGTCCCTGGTGGATCGGGTGATCAGTCGGGCCGCCGCGGTGAACGTGGTGAATGAAGATGGGGAAGTCCTGGTCCCCGCCGGTGAAATCATTACCTTGGCCTTGGCCGATGTGATTGAGAAATCCAATATCAAAGAAATCCTGATGCGTTCGGTGCTGACTTGCGAAAGCCAGGTCGGAATTTGCCAGAAGTGCTACGGTTGGTCTCTCACCAGTAACAAGATCGTTGATATTGGTGAAGCCATTGGGATTATCGCCGCGCAAAGTATCGGGGAGCCTGGTACTCAGCTGACCATGCGTACCTTCCACACGGGCGGTGTATTCAGCAGCTTGGGCAAACGCGAAATGTTCAAGGCCAAGAGCGATGGCGAAGTGGTCAGCAAGCTACCCACCCGGGACTTCCGGACCCGTCATGGCGACACCGTGCAGATGACCACCCGCGATTGCACTCTGGAGATCAAGGGTGCCGACGGTAAGACCAGCAAGTACAACCTGCCTTTCAACACCCAGGTCATGGTGGCAGCTGGCGACAAGGTGAAAAAAGATCAGATTATCGCCTCGTTTGAACCCACTGCGGGCCGTAAAACGGAGCGGGCTACCAAGGATATTACCGGTAGCATGAGCGGAGAAGTCTGGTTTGATGGCTTTGACGCCGATGAAAAACGGGATCGTCAAGGCAACATCAGCCGGACCGCCAACCGCCCCGGTACCATCTGGGTTCTGGGTGGCGACGTTTACAACTTGCCCACTGGGGCCAAGCACATGGTTCAGGATGGACAAGTGCTGAACGTCGGTGAGATCATCGCTGAAACCCACGTGGTCAGTGAGCATGGTGGTGAAGTCCGTATTCCCGCTGATCTCGAAATCGAAGAACACAAGGTCGGCAAGGAAACCGTTAAGAAAATCATCAACGGTAAAGACCTCACCATCATCATTGCCAGCATTTCCCCTAGCAATGCCGAATTGGTGCAGACCAAGAAAGAACAGTTGTGGAAAGTGGGCGACGATGAGGAGACCTACATCGTCAAATCCCCACAGGGCACTTCTCTGGAAAACGGCAGTGTGGTCGCCGAGCTGATTGATGAAAGCATGGCCGTTCCCACCAGTGGCCAAATCCGCTACCTGGATGTGGAAGTCGATGAGCAGCGTATTTTGACCCAAACGGGCAAAATCCTGTTCTTGCCGGAAGAAATCCATCAGGTCAGCAAGGATATCTCCCTGAAAGTGCCCGGTATCGAATCTGGCATGGAAGTGACCGCGGGTACCGAGATCATCAAGGGTATTACCTGTCAGACGGACGGTATCGTGGAAATTGTGGAAGAAAACGACATTGTCCGCGAGGTCGTGGTGCGTCCCGGCAAGTTGTTCCGTGTGGACGATATCAGCACCCTGAACGTGGATGATGGTACCGTGGTCAGCAAAGGCACCGAGGTCGCCCCGGGTATTAAGGCCACCGAAGATTGCGTGGTGACCGTCAACTTCCAGATTGAAGTCCCGGAAGATGATGATGAGGACATTGAGGACACCAGCGATCTGGAATACGCCGAAGTGCTGTTGCGTCCTTACCAGGAATTCATTATCGAGCCCCGCAAAGTCAAGATTGATTTTGAATCCACCGATCCTGACAACATTACCATCGTGCCGGTGACCCAATTGCAGGTGAAGGATGGCGACAAAATTCGCCATATCGAAGGCGCCCCCATTTTGAGAACCAGTCTGGTTCTGCAAATGAAAGGGTATCTGGAGCGCCTGAAGGCCGTCGCCGAGATCAAGGATGGCAGCAAAAAAGAGGGTGATAACCTGAAGGTGGTGGTTCTGGAGAACCTGACCATCCGTCGGGAAAATCCTTCCGGATTCAGCTCCCAGAAAACCGCCACCCAGACCCAACTGCTGGTGGAAGATGGCCAGGTGATCGACAAACGCTCCCCTGTGGTCAAAACGCAGGTTATTACCCACACCAAGGGTCGGGTTAGCCTCGGCAACGCGGCCAATGACAAGGACGTGCGTCGGGTACTGTTGATTACCGACGATCATGAAACTGTGATCGAGACCAGCACCAAGCCAACCGTTAAAGTGGGCGACTTTGTGACCATGGATCAGGAAATCGCTGCGGTGGATAAAACCCCCATTTCCGGACAAGTGACTGCGGTTGACGCCAAGTCCGTGACCATCCGGGAATCCCAGCCCTACCTGATTTCCGGTGGTACCTTGCTGCAAGTTGAAAACCGGGCCCTGACCCAACGGGGCGACTTGATTGCCTCGCTGATCTTTGAACGGCAAAAGACCGGGGATATTGTTCAGGGTCTTCCTCGGGTTGAAGAATTGCTGGAAGGACGGAAGCCCAAGGAGTCCGCCATTATCGCTCCCGTGGACGGTACGGTGGAAATCATCTGGGAAGAGGACGTCCAGCGTTTATACCTGACCAGCATCAACGGCCGGGAAGAGATCTCCATTCCGGTTGGCTCCAACATCGTGGTGGAAAACAAACAGGCGGTCAAAGCGGGTCAAGCCCTGACCGATGGCCCCATCAACCCCCACGATATTCTGGTTGTCTCCGGCATTGAAGCCGTCCGGGAATACCTGGTGGAAGAAGTTCAGCGGGTTTACCGGTCTCAGGGTGTAGAGATCGCCGACAAGCACATTGAAGTCATTGTTCGTCAGATGACCAAGAAGGTTCGTGTGGACGAAGCCGGGGATACCACCCTGTTGGGCGGCGAACTGGTGGACGAAAAAGCGGGTGCAGAAGCCAACCGTGTTATTGAAGGCAAGGAAGGCAAGCTGCCTGCCGAGTATCACCCGGTTCTGCTGGGTATCACCAAGGCCAGCTTGAATACCGAGAGCTTCATTTCCGCTGCCTCTTTCCAGGAAACCACCCGGGTTCTGACCGAAGCGGCCGTGGAAGGCAAGCGCGACTTCCTGCGTGGCTTGAAGGAAAACGTGATTATTGGCCGTCTCATCCCGGCCGGTACCGGTTTCCCTCACTTCAAGGACGAGCGTGCCGATATGTTCGACGACGCCGAACAGGCTTTGGCCGCCAAGTCCTCGCTGCGTAAACCGTCGGCCATTCTGGAAGAGATTGAAAGCATGTTCGGTTCACCGGAAATCTCGGAAGAGACTATGGAAAGCCTGCTCATCGACGATTCCTCCATGCATGTCGAGACCATCGGCGGCGTTGAAGGCGAAGACGAAGACTACTCCAGCGACGCGATTCTGGACGACTAG
- a CDS encoding 3-deoxy-D-manno-octulosonic acid transferase codes for MGFLSRLIYNILLCLGLVILSPLWLAYLASVPKARAGLKPKLGLYTDELKSQLSRKAKPRLWFHAVSVGEFNAIKTLIPHLSERYDVVISTTTQTGQDLALRTFPQLIVLYFPYDFPWVITRVLRYIQPDLVVLTETELWPNFIHEVTRVRGVPLILINGRLSQRSFKSYQWITPLIKPCLHEVTHLYMQSQADADRMVRLGQLAPEQWTVAGNLKFDLIPTVDEDKQAQLAHLLNIHRGDTVLTFASTHSGEDLPLLESYLSLKKDFPELKLILAPRHPERLAEIKTILNNKAVAYAVRSQLSATHPNQQDVLVLDSIGELLTVYSLSSIAVMGGSFIERGGQNPLEPLSQGIPVIFGPHMHNFSEISRLVIEGGAGTQVHTQDELINAVTSLLTQPEIYQMVSEKGLQLIENNRGAKAIILKAIENHLPAERLRESIP; via the coding sequence ATGGGCTTTTTATCCCGATTGATTTATAACATTCTGCTTTGCCTCGGACTGGTCATCCTGAGTCCACTATGGCTGGCCTATTTGGCTAGCGTGCCCAAGGCCCGGGCTGGGCTCAAGCCCAAGCTGGGGCTTTACACGGATGAACTTAAGAGCCAGCTGAGCCGAAAAGCCAAGCCCCGTTTGTGGTTTCACGCCGTTTCCGTGGGTGAGTTTAACGCCATTAAAACGCTGATTCCCCACTTGAGTGAGCGCTATGACGTGGTGATTTCCACCACCACGCAAACCGGGCAGGATTTGGCCTTGCGAACCTTTCCCCAGCTGATAGTCCTGTATTTCCCGTATGATTTTCCCTGGGTGATTACGAGGGTTCTTCGCTACATTCAGCCCGATTTGGTTGTTCTCACGGAAACCGAACTATGGCCTAATTTTATCCATGAGGTCACCCGGGTACGGGGTGTGCCCCTGATTTTGATCAATGGCCGCTTGTCGCAGCGCTCCTTTAAAAGTTATCAGTGGATTACGCCGCTCATCAAGCCCTGTCTGCATGAGGTGACGCACCTGTACATGCAATCTCAGGCCGATGCCGATCGCATGGTGCGCTTGGGGCAGCTGGCCCCGGAGCAGTGGACGGTGGCGGGGAATTTGAAGTTTGATCTCATTCCCACTGTGGATGAGGATAAGCAGGCGCAATTGGCTCACCTGCTCAATATTCATCGGGGGGATACGGTACTGACCTTTGCCAGTACACACTCCGGGGAGGACTTGCCTTTGCTGGAGAGTTACCTGAGCCTGAAAAAAGATTTCCCGGAACTCAAGCTCATTCTGGCCCCTCGTCACCCGGAGCGTTTGGCCGAAATTAAAACCATTCTGAATAATAAGGCGGTTGCTTATGCGGTGCGCAGTCAGCTATCCGCAACCCATCCCAATCAGCAGGACGTTTTGGTGCTGGATTCGATTGGGGAATTGCTGACCGTGTACAGCCTGTCCAGCATTGCGGTGATGGGGGGGAGCTTCATCGAACGGGGTGGGCAAAACCCCTTGGAGCCTCTTAGTCAGGGCATTCCCGTTATTTTTGGCCCGCACATGCACAATTTTAGTGAAATCAGCCGATTGGTGATAGAAGGTGGGGCGGGGACTCAGGTTCATACGCAGGATGAGCTGATCAACGCCGTGACCAGTTTGCTGACCCAGCCCGAAATTTACCAGATGGTTTCCGAAAAGGGATTGCAGCTCATCGAAAACAACCGGGGGGCCAAAGCCATTATTCTGAAAGCCATTGAGAACCACTTGCCTGCTGAAAGACTCCGGGAAAGCATTCCCTGA
- a CDS encoding GIY-YIG nuclease family protein — protein MTQSRTLKLYLADGHPAGLIVAEILNWTGKVLSFPRGLLPQVLKSRQEITKTGVYFLVGTNQDNLFQPIVYVGESDLVGQRLIDHDKDNKRAFFDQVVLIVSKDDNLTKGHIRYLEARLIDIIRKQDSAQLNNGNMGQPVNLPESDMADMEYFLHQTRTILPVLGFTFLQELPKRPALSVGTTSHEALIALGDLPGAEGDVPIFELTMNSGIYAEAYEVDGQFIVQAGAVCRHPSKMANSFSVERFGYVISDINQSLKNGTLVPEEGLPEGLVRLTRDKAFKSPSSAAMFVCGSSKNGRTYWKVKSTGQSYGDWRDEKLNESVFYSPTMELV, from the coding sequence ATGACTCAAAGTCGAACCCTCAAATTATATCTGGCTGATGGGCACCCAGCAGGCCTTATTGTAGCTGAAATTCTAAATTGGACAGGAAAAGTTCTTAGTTTTCCCCGTGGCTTACTGCCCCAAGTACTGAAAAGCCGCCAAGAAATTACAAAGACAGGCGTTTATTTTTTAGTTGGCACTAATCAGGATAACCTGTTTCAACCGATTGTTTATGTTGGCGAAAGTGATCTGGTAGGTCAACGTCTTATCGACCACGATAAAGATAATAAGAGAGCATTTTTCGACCAAGTGGTTTTAATTGTTAGTAAGGACGATAATCTGACTAAAGGACATATACGCTATCTGGAAGCTCGATTGATTGATATTATTCGCAAACAAGATTCTGCTCAATTGAACAACGGTAATATGGGCCAGCCTGTAAACCTTCCGGAATCTGACATGGCGGATATGGAGTATTTTCTGCACCAGACTCGGACTATTCTTCCTGTGTTGGGGTTTACTTTTCTTCAAGAGTTACCCAAACGACCTGCTCTATCTGTAGGTACGACAAGCCATGAAGCGCTCATTGCTTTAGGTGATCTACCCGGCGCAGAGGGGGATGTACCGATCTTTGAGTTAACTATGAATAGTGGCATTTATGCAGAAGCGTATGAGGTTGATGGGCAGTTCATTGTCCAGGCAGGGGCAGTTTGCCGGCATCCCTCCAAAATGGCCAACTCATTTTCCGTTGAGCGCTTTGGTTATGTTATATCTGACATCAATCAAAGTTTAAAAAATGGAACTCTGGTGCCCGAGGAAGGTTTACCTGAAGGCCTTGTACGATTAACCAGGGACAAAGCTTTTAAAAGTCCCTCTTCTGCTGCCATGTTTGTGTGTGGTAGTTCAAAAAACGGTAGAACTTATTGGAAGGTAAAGAGTACTGGTCAATCTTATGGCGACTGGCGTGACGAAAAGTTGAATGAATCTGTTTTTTACTCGCCAACTATGGAACTTGTTTGA